The genomic window GTTTGATGAAGTTCAACGGTTTATTGTTGAAGAAATATTAAATGGTTCTTTACAAACAACTATAAAGCATCTTTTACAAACCGTTGACATCTCACAAGAACACCTAATAAACCTTCTAAAGCAATTACAAGACCAAGACCTACTCAAAATCCAAGGAGATAAACTCTCCATCAATAAAGAAATGAGGAAATACTTCTCATTCGAATTAGAGAAATTTGATCCCGATTTCGAACCAGACCTCGCCCACCTTCAAGCACTGCTGAATAAAGTTCCCATACATCTACTACCCCAATGGTACGCAATTTCTCGCACCAGTGATAACATTTTTGAATCCATTGTAGAAAAACATTTTTCTACACCTAGAACTTACCGCAAACATATTGAAGAGTTAAAGGCTGATACTCCTCTCATCTATAAAGCATACAAAGAAGTTCTGAATACAGAAAACTTTTGCCTTCCGGTTGAAACATTTATGGAACGTTTTAACTTAGATCGTGAACAATTTGAAAAATTCATGCTCGAATTCGAATATAACCTCTGCGGCTGCCTTTGCTTTAAACCTGTAGGTGATCAGTGGAAAGGTTACGTAACCTTGATGCATGAATGGAAAACATACCTAAACGGCTTGAAAATTAACCAAGCTATTACCTTGCCGCAAGATGCTGTTGAACCCGCAGACACCAACGATTTTCTTTTCGTCGAAGACCTGACAAAACTCATAGAAAATATCCAAGACAAAGTTGCCCCGAAAAAACTTGAAAAGCTTTTCCCAGAATATAATACCTTACTAGAAGCTCTTCAGGACCTTTATTTACTCCAGTCCAACGACACGATTAAAGCTTGGCTGCGTAAAACTAAGCAAGAACAGGCAAATATGGTCTATCAGATGTTGCTAAGTTATACCCGCGTTTGCCCTGAAAAGATCGGTGGCTGTGTAGAAAGGGAATTCCGTGAGATCTGCAATTCCTTAAAGACAGTGGTTCATGCAGGATGGATAAAATTCAGCGATTTCATGAAAAACTTTCATGGAATTATCGGAGCGCAAGTGCCGATTACACTTCATAAGAAAGGTAAAAAATGGCGTTATGCCTTACCTGAATACTCTGAAAAGGAGAAGAAGCTGGTAGAGACTATCATCTTCGAATTCTTATGGAAAGCAGGTGTTGTAAATGTTGGAAAGAGTGGTAAAGCCCCTTGCTTTATTGTGACGCCCCACGGACGCATGACGCTGGGGTATTAAGGCTGATAGCCTGTGCTCAGAGAAGCTTCGCCCAGCATTAGCTTGTCACTAGTACGATTCTTTCATGCCGATCTCACATCGCTGCGGTCCCCCGCATGACCAAAATGAGCTGTTTCCATTTGGGTTTATCCTGCAAAATACTGAATATTTACAGTGTGGTGTTAATGTTTGACGTGATCGCGTCAGCGAGCATGTCAACGTCGGCGCCGCGGGCCCGCGGCGATGTGAGATCGGCATGAAACAATCGTCTTAGTGACAAGCTAATGCGGGGCGGAGCTTCTCTGCGTTCTTTGCGCCTTTGCGTTCAAAAAAATGCCACACCAACGCCTCTACAGACAACTTCTTGCCGGGAAAACGTTCATCCTAAAGACGTTTGAAAGTGCCTCACCCCTTCGCTCTGCAAAAGTGCGTCAGGATGCGTCGTCGTAAGAAAGACTTGACCTGCCCCTTGGAGCCACACCACCAGCCTTTGCTGGCGCTGCGCATCTAAACCATATCCTATGTCATCCAACAATAGAAGGGGCTTCTCCCCATCATGACTATGTTTAATCTGTTCCCATTCCGCCAACTTTAACGTCAGGGCAGCTGTCCGCTGCTCTCCTTGGCTGCCGAAGTTTCGGAGATCCATCTCGGCCAGATTAATGGTAAAGTCATCTTTATGAGGCCCGGAAAGAGTTGTTTCAGCAAACATATCCCTATGTCTTTGCGTATGCCATAAAGCGCGCAGATGCTCACGCAAATCCGTTTTTGCAGCAGCAGGCAAAGATATACCCGGTTTATATTTAAAAGTTAAACTATTGGCTGAGTTGACGAGGTGGCCATAAATTGCACTGCATAAGGGTGAAAGCGCTTCTAAAAGGGCGAGACGTTTCTCGATGATATAGGCTGCAGAATGAGCAAGTTCATATTCCCAATTGTCCAAAGTATCGTTGGAGCGCAGCCGCAGCAAACTATTTCTTTGTTTTAAAGCCTTATTATACCTTTTGAAATGGTGGCTATACAATGGATCTGTTTGCATTAGTTGGAGATCTAAATAATCTCTTCGGAAAGAGGGAGACCCCTTTACAAGATGAATATCATCCGGGGTAGAAGCGACAGCCGTCAATCCCCCTTGAAGCGCACTAATATTTTGCCTTGTTCCATTCAATACAACATAGCGTTCTGCGGGGGAACCACAAACTTTGATTTCCTGTTCAACACTGCATTTTTGATACTGGATTTCTATGGCAAAGCCCGGACTTTCTCGTCGGACTAGTTCTGAGTTTTGTGCTGTACGGAAGGATCTTCCGACAGCACAAACGAATAGAGCTTCTAGTATAGTTGTCTTTCCCTGGGCGTTAGCTCCTGAAATCAGATTGACTTTCTCTGAGAATTCAAAGCTTTTGCGCTCATAAACCCTTACATTAAAAAGGGTTAATTTACTAACTTCCATTTCTATTCTTCTGACAACCTCATAGGCATCAGGATAAATAAAGGCACAGGCGAGTTTGTCAGTAAGGGAGCCTCTTCTTGGTCTGTAATGACGCCGGGATTAAAAGGATCGTCTACACCTAGAAGAACGCGCTCTTTTTTACAATGGCGCAGAATATCTAAGTAGTAGTTAGGGTTGAATGCTATTTCCAGCTTTTCGCCGTGATAGTCTACAGGCATTCTTACTCGGCCTTCGCCAATATCAGAGGTATTGGCAGCTAGAGTCAGTTCTCCGGGAATAAAAGTAAATTTAACTGAATGGTTTGTATCAATAGTAAAGAGTGAGATCTGACGTAGCAGAGCCATAAGCTCATCGCGATGAAGGGAAACCACAGTGCCTGGGGAAACTGGTATAACTCTATTTACATCCGGATAGTCTCCGGCAAGAAGCTTTGTAACTATGGTCGTACCGGAAGCTTCGATGGCGACTTTATCCGGCATTAGGAAAACCTTCGCGTCGCCTTCATCAGTAAGTGTCTTTAACACTTCATCCACAGCTTTTAGAGGCAGAATATATCCGCCTTTAAATTCGGGATCGATGCTAATCGCTTTTTGTACTTTAGAAAGTCTCTTCCCATCTGTTCCGATAAATATTGCGACCCCATTCTCAATTTTCAAGTAGACACCGGTCAAAACAAAACGGTTATCTTCGCGTGAAACAGCAAAAGCAGTTCTGTAGAGCATATCTTTTAGATCAGCTTGCTTCATAATGAATTGGACTGAACCTTCCATATCAGGCAGTGAGGGGAATTCATCTTTATTCATGCCATTGAGCTTAAAGCGGGAAGCGCCTGCGATAATTTCGGTTGCATCATTAGCATTGGTACTGAATTCTAAGTTTGGTACAGTTAATTCTCGTACGAGTTGAGCCAGCCTTTTCGCTGGAAGAGTAGTTGCTCCCTCTTGGAGGATTTTTGCTTCAATGACACAGCGCACCCCGACGGTTAAGTCAGTCGCCGTCATGATAATTTCGTCATTATAAGCTTCTATCAGGACATTCCCTAAGATAGGGATGGTGTTTTTAGAAGCGACGACGTTTTGAATTTTGCTCAATACATAATTGAGCTCTTGTGTCGAGATTACAAATTTCATAAATTTCCTACCAATTACGAGAAGAAGACCATACTTTAGGTTTTGGCCAAATGTCAAGTTATACCCAAGAAACGGTTTGGATATACGCAAAGCATAAAAGGGGTGCGAGAAAAAAGTAAAGCGTTCAAAATACAACACTTGAGATATTTTTCGCGGCACAAGGAAGAAATGCCCATTTTAAGACTAAAAATTTTCATCTTATTCATGACGATATGCATATTTTCACATATGACGTTGTGCTCGCTCGAAACATACGAAGTGCTTTTCACCGGTGTGGAGGATCCATCTACCCTGCAGCTCCTTCGTTCTGCCTCACAATTAGTTTCTCTGGATAAGAACCCCCCATCCACAGCAGCAGCCTTGATGAGACGCGCTGAGGCAGATATTCCCCGTTTCACTAAGATCCTGCAGAGTATGGCTTATTATGACTCCTCTATAGAATTAAACATCCAGCTGGAGACCTCTCCTGCTCAAGTCATCTTTGAAGTACAACTGGGCGAGCAATTTATTTTCTCCGCCTTTGACATTGTGACCAAGGATGAAAACTCCCCTGTCTGCTCCTGCATCGACTTGAAAGCTCTGGAAATTGTGCTTAATACTCCTGCTTATCCAAAGACAATCTTGCATGCGGAAGATCTGCTCTTAACTCAATTTTCAGCGATGGGTTATCCCTTATGCACCATCAAAGACCGTGAAGTGATCGCTGATGTGGGCGGACAAACTGTCGCGGTAACAATCACCGTCGAAACAGGGCCGAAGTCTAGGTTCGGTCCGCTTTCAATTATAGGCTCTAAAAACGTTTGTAAAGACTATTTCTTAAAAAAAATTGCCTGGAGGGAAGGAGAATTCTTCGACCCTTGCAAAGTTGAAGAAACAGTAAGGTCCATGGAAGCCTCCTCATTATTCAGTACGATCAACATACGCCATGCGGAAAGTATTGAAGAGGAAGATTCTCTGCCGATTGAAATCGATGTGGTAGAATCCAAACACCGCAGCTTAGGCTATGGTGTCGGTTATTCGACGATGCGCAGCTTCGGTATCCTCGGTGAATACGAGAACAGAAACGAGAGGCATCAAGGGGAACGCTTCAAACTGACAGGAGCTATCTGGAACAACCTCTACGACGGAACGTATTTTTATCTAGTCCCTGACTGGAGGCTGAGAAACCAGGACTTGATCTGGCTGATACAGGCACACCATGAGGTCACCAAAGGTTATACCGAAACATTTCATAGTGCCTCCGTCTCCGTAGAAAGGCAATTCAATCCCTATCTTCGCACTACCTACGGATTGATGTTTAAAAATCTTGTCAACTGGCGTTCGGATAACAACGGTGCTTTCAACCTCTTTAAACTACCGATGAGCTTAAAATGGGTAGATGTAGATGACCCCGTAGATCCTTCCTACGGGTATACAGTTAATTTAAAAGTCATCCCCTCATTTGAGATTTTTGATCGGCCTTTTGCTTACTGCATCAATCTTCTAACCCTAAGTTCTTACCTGCCTATGTCTGAATGCGGAAATATGATTTTCGCTACAAAGATGACATTCGGCACTATTATAGGATCAAGCAGCCGTGTAATTCCCCCTTCCGAAAGATTTTATGCAGGCTCGGAAGAGACACTGCGCGGATACCGCTATTTGACAGTCAGTCCCTTAGGGCGCAGTAAACATACTCATAAAAAAGATGACCCTCTCGGGGGTAGGTCTATGATGATCTTTAACTTTGAAATGCGCCGCCGTATTACCGAAGATTGGGGTATGGTCCTCTTTTATGATATAGGAAATGTTTATAACAGCGTTTATCCCCGCTGGAATAATAAACAACTGCAGGCGGTAGGTGCCGGGGCACGTTACCACACTCCCGTAGGCCCTCTTAGATTGGATATAGCTTTCCCCTTGGACCGAAGAAAACATTTGGATAGGGCTTTGGAAGTGTACTTGAGCTTAGGACAAACTTTTTAAA from Parachlamydiales bacterium includes these protein-coding regions:
- a CDS encoding DNA replication/repair protein RecF — translated: MEVSKLTLFNVRVYERKSFEFSEKVNLISGANAQGKTTILEALFVCAVGRSFRTAQNSELVRRESPGFAIEIQYQKCSVEQEIKVCGSPAERYVVLNGTRQNISALQGGLTAVASTPDDIHLVKGSPSFRRDYLDLQLMQTDPLYSHHFKRYNKALKQRNSLLRLRSNDTLDNWEYELAHSAAYIIEKRLALLEALSPLCSAIYGHLVNSANSLTFKYKPGISLPAAAKTDLREHLRALWHTQRHRDMFAETTLSGPHKDDFTINLAEMDLRNFGSQGEQRTAALTLKLAEWEQIKHSHDGEKPLLLLDDIGYGLDAQRQQRLVVWLQGAGQVFLTTTHPDALLQSEGVRHFQTSLG
- the dnaN gene encoding DNA polymerase III subunit beta, which codes for MKFVISTQELNYVLSKIQNVVASKNTIPILGNVLIEAYNDEIIMTATDLTVGVRCVIEAKILQEGATTLPAKRLAQLVRELTVPNLEFSTNANDATEIIAGASRFKLNGMNKDEFPSLPDMEGSVQFIMKQADLKDMLYRTAFAVSREDNRFVLTGVYLKIENGVAIFIGTDGKRLSKVQKAISIDPEFKGGYILPLKAVDEVLKTLTDEGDAKVFLMPDKVAIEASGTTIVTKLLAGDYPDVNRVIPVSPGTVVSLHRDELMALLRQISLFTIDTNHSVKFTFIPGELTLAANTSDIGEGRVRMPVDYHGEKLEIAFNPNYYLDILRHCKKERVLLGVDDPFNPGVITDQEEAPLLTNSPVPLFILMPMRLSEE
- a CDS encoding BamA/TamA family outer membrane protein, which encodes MPILRLKIFILFMTICIFSHMTLCSLETYEVLFTGVEDPSTLQLLRSASQLVSLDKNPPSTAAALMRRAEADIPRFTKILQSMAYYDSSIELNIQLETSPAQVIFEVQLGEQFIFSAFDIVTKDENSPVCSCIDLKALEIVLNTPAYPKTILHAEDLLLTQFSAMGYPLCTIKDREVIADVGGQTVAVTITVETGPKSRFGPLSIIGSKNVCKDYFLKKIAWREGEFFDPCKVEETVRSMEASSLFSTINIRHAESIEEEDSLPIEIDVVESKHRSLGYGVGYSTMRSFGILGEYENRNERHQGERFKLTGAIWNNLYDGTYFYLVPDWRLRNQDLIWLIQAHHEVTKGYTETFHSASVSVERQFNPYLRTTYGLMFKNLVNWRSDNNGAFNLFKLPMSLKWVDVDDPVDPSYGYTVNLKVIPSFEIFDRPFAYCINLLTLSSYLPMSECGNMIFATKMTFGTIIGSSSRVIPPSERFYAGSEETLRGYRYLTVSPLGRSKHTHKKDDPLGGRSMMIFNFEMRRRITEDWGMVLFYDIGNVYNSVYPRWNNKQLQAVGAGARYHTPVGPLRLDIAFPLDRRKHLDRALEVYLSLGQTF